Genomic window (Saccharothrix australiensis):
CGGTGCGGCCTCTTCGGGTCCGGTCGAGTGCATGGCCCGACTCTCACCGGTCGCGGTCCGCGACGGGATCCCCGCGGCGGTCGCGGCATCGGCCGCACCCAGCAGTGCCAGCACGGACACGAACGCGACCACCGGACCGCGAAGGGCCTTCTCCATCATCATCTCCATCGATCGGCACGACCGATCCGCACCGAGGTGATCACCGCCGCGACAACGGGCCTGCCTCATCACCGGCCGACCGCTCGTGATTGTTCGCGCGTCCACACCGCGACCAACGGATCGCGGCCGGCGGGACAATCAGCCCGTGTCGCGGAAGCGGTTCGCCCCGCGGTGCGCGGCGTACCGCCGGCGGGACCCGGTAAGCGATCCGTCACCGCTGCCGCACAACACGAACCGGCTTTCGGAATTGTCGTCTGCCAATTGTTTCCGTGGCCCCACGGTCGCACTTGGCGACGACCGGAGTCAACGGTCGTCCGCCGAGTTCAGGCGGTCGGGCAGCGCGCGACCACACGGGCGGGCACGCGGTCACCGTCGGCCGGTCGCAGGGCCGCCGAGCGGTCACCACGCCGAGTGCCGCACGGCTGAGCGGGTGAGGGGAAGTCACCCCGAGTGCCGACCGGGCAACGCCGCGGGCGCCTCGGAGCGGGCCGGCGCTCCGCCCTCAGCGCGGCGGGGTGTTCCAGCGGACCGGGAGCGCGGTGAGCGTGCGCATGGTCGGTGTCACGGTCCACGCCAGGTCCCGTTCCGCGCCGGCGAGCGACAGCCGAGGTGCGCGGCGGGCCAGCGCCCGCAGGGCCGCTCGGACCTCCACGCGGGCCAGGTGCGCGCCGAGGCAGTGGTGCGCGCCGTGGCCGAAGGACAGGTGTCGCGCGCCGCGGGAGCCGGGGTCGAACAGCGCCGGGCGCGCAAACGCCCGGTCGTCGCGGTTGACCGCCGGCAGCACCGCGGTGACGCGGTCACCGGGCTCGATCCGGGCGTCGGCGAGGCGGACCGCCGCGGTGGCGACCCTCGTCATGCTGAAGTTCACCGAGGGGCTGTAGCGCAGCGCCTCCTCGACCGCGGTGGCCAGGAGGTCCGGCTCGCGGCCCAGCGCGGCGAGCAGGCCCGGTCGGGACACCACGCACAGCACGGCGTTGGCGATCTGCGCCGCCGCCAGGGCGTGCCCGTCGAAGAACAGCGAGGCCGCCAGGCCGGTCAGCTCGGTCGCGCCGAGCAGTCCCCGGTCCCGGCGCGCGGAGACCAGCTCGGCGATCAGCCCGGTCGGCGGGTCGGCGGCGTCGGCCAGCATGGTCGACACCTCCTGGTGCAGCAGCAGTTCGCCCCGGTAGACCTCGACGCGCGAGGAGCCGGGCCCGCCGAGCCGCGCGGTGGCCCGCTCGCGGATGGCGGTGCGGCGGGCCGGTGGCACGCCGAGCAGTTCGGCCTGTGCGGCGAAGGTCAGCGGCGCGCAGAACTCCGCGAGCAGGTCCGCGGTGGGCGCGGCGGCGATCAGCCCGTCCAGCGCGTCCTCGGCGGCGCGCTCGACGTGGTCCCGCAGCCGCGCGGTGCGCCGCGCGGAGAAGGCGCCGCCGATCAGGGCGCGGAACCGGGTGTGCGACGGCGGGTCGAGGTCGGTGACCGACATCCGGGTCGCGGGACCGCGCGGGTGCTGGTCAGCGACGAGGAGCGCTCGGCTGAACCTGTTGTCCCGCAGGAAGTTCCGGGCCTCCGGGTAGCCGGACACCAGCCACTCGCGCCCGCCGTCGGGTGCGGCGCGGGCGGTGACGGGGCAGCCGCTCCGGAGCGGGACGCCGTCCCCGACCAGGTGCCGGTGGCCCCGCCCCGCCACGAACTCGACGCCGCCACGGCCCCTCGTGACGTCGCGCGTCACCTGGTCACCGCGCGCGGGGTGCCAGGGGCGCGGGGCAGGTGGCCGACACCGCACCGGGTGGCGTCGCCCCGGCGCCACGCGCCGGATTCCCGACGGGTACGCGATCGTCCCAAGACACCCTCCCGCGTCGAACGGCGAAGCGTCCGGTGATCCACCTCCGGAGAACCACGCCGAACCCTACTGCGGGCCCCGCCGCTTACCAGGGATCGACGGCGTGGCGGGTTCGGTGGTTCGACCTTCCGAGCCGGCCGCGCCCGCCGTGTGGCCGACGAGGCCCCACGAATAGTGCGGTCCCGGTCACGATTCCGGGCGGAGCGGACGGCACCCCTGTCGCCGGCGGCGGGACGTCGGTCATGATGCGTGGCGTGGTCGACCGGTCGATGTCCGAGGAGGAGGTGCTGAGCCGGCTGTCCTCGTTGCGGCAGCACCGGTGGCAGGGCAGGCGGTCACCGCACAAGCCCCTGCTGGTCCTGCTGGCGCTGGGGCGGTTGACGACCACCGGGACCAGCGAGGTCCCCTGGTCGATGGCCGGGAAGCTGGCCGAGCTGATCCGGGACTTCGGCCCGCCCTCCGCCACGCAGCCCGCGCAGAGCGCGGCCTACCCGTTCACCCGGCTGCGGTCGGACGGCATCTGGGTGCTCGACCACGACGTGCCGATGGACCGCGTGCAGCCGCTCGCGGCGCACGGGGTCGTCGGCCGGTTGGCGCCGCCGGTCGAGGACGCCCTGCGCGACGCGGGGATCGCCGCCGCCGCGGCCCGACGCCTCGTCGAGTCCGAGTTCCCGCCGACCGTCGCGCCCGACGTGCTGGCCGCCGTCGGCCTGGACCCCGACGCGGTCCTCGGGTCGCACGGCGGGACCGCGGTCCGGCGACGCCGCAGCGGGTCCTGGCCAGCCACCGTCCTGGAGGCGTGGGACCGGCAGTGCGCCTTCTGCGGCTTCGACGGGCAGCTCGGCGCGGCCACCGTCGGCGTCGAGGCCGCGCACGTGCGCTGGTTCACCTTCGGCGGACCCGACGACCCGGACAACGGCCTGGCGCTGTGCTCCCTGCACCACAAGCTGTTCGACCGCGGCGTCCTCGGCCTCGGCGACGACCTGCGGATCGCGGTGTCGGCGCGGTTCACCAGCCGCACCACCACCGGGCGCTCCGTCTACGACCTGCACGACCGACCGCTGCGCCCGCGCCCCGGTACCCCGGTGCCCGCCGCGGCGCACGTCGCCTGGCACACCCGCGAGGTGTTCAAGGGCCCGGCCCTGACCGCCTGACCCGCACCCCGGCTCGACGGCGACCCGACGGCGGCGACCGGGACCCGCCGGGAACGGCGAACGGGCGGGCGGTCGTGCCCGACCGCCCGCCCGTCCCCGTGGCACTCCCGGTCAGCGCACGGCGAACAGCCTCGTCATCGTCTGCTCGATCCGGTTGCCGGCCGCGTCCGCGGCCACCGCCCGGACCGACAGCGCACCGTTGGCGTGCAGCGACGCACCCGGCACCGTGGCGCGCTGCACCGCGCCGACGGCGGTCGTCGGCAGCCGCCGCCAGGTGGCCCCGTCGTCCGCGGACACCTCGAAGGCGAACTCGCGCAACGCCGGCGTCCCGCGCGACTGGAGCAGCGTCGGGCGGATGTCGAAGGTCAGCGGCCGGCCCGCGACCGCCTTGCCGTCCGCCTCCAGCTGCGGCTGGTAGTCCAGCACCAGGGCGTCGGGCTGGCTGGTGCCGCCGTCGGGGCCCGGCTCGGACGAGGTGAACGTCCAGCGACTGGCGGCGGTGTGGGACGTCGGGTAGGACGCCGGGTCGAGCCGGACGAACGCGTCGAGGGTGTACCGGGTGGTGCCCTGCTCCGCCGGGAGGAAGCCGGTGAAGTCCGGGACCTCGCCGACGAGCCGGCCGTCCCGGTACAGCTTCAGGTGCGCCTGCGCGACCGGCGACCCGTCGAGGCGGCCGACGCCCGCGCCGTCGCCGTACCGCGATTCGAGCTGGAGCAGGTCCGCGGTGCGCCCGAAGTACGGGATGTGCCGCAACGGCATCAGCCGGTTCACCGCGATCCGCTCGCCGGGCTGGTGGACCGTCGCCGGCGTGCACAGGTACGCGACCGGCGGCTCGTGCGCGGTGACGCAGTGCGTCCAGCGCACGTTCGGGCCGGCCGTGACCGCTTCCACGCGGCGTGCCGGCAGTTGCAGTTCGTGGCCGGTGTGGAAGGCGGACGGGACCACGTCGCTGTCGAAGGCGCGGGTGTCGTACGTCCGGCCCGCCTTGCCGAGCGCGCGGTAGGTGATGGTCTGCTGCGACAGCCGCGCGGCGTCGGCCGGGGTCAGCTGGTGGTGCGGCCGGTCCGGCACCCGGTCGTCGGTGAACACCAGGTCGTAGAGGTTCGGCCGGCCGGCGAGGCCGTCGGCCAGCAGCCGCCACCGCGACGTGAGGACGAAGCGGCCCGCGGTGACCGGTTTCGACGGCTGCACGAACAACCGGCCGGCCACGTCGGGGTCGCCCCCCTGCGGATCGCCCCGGAACAGGGAGTACAGCAGGATGTTGTTGTTCGGCGCGACGCGGGAGTAGTACAGGTCCTGCTGCGCGACGCGGGTCGAGGCCCCGTCGACGCCCGCGGTGGCCGCCACGGCGAGCCGCGCGTCGATGTCGACCGACGTGTCGGCGGTGACGTCGACCTGCGGGTTGCCCGCCGCCGTCAGCGATTCCGGCTCCGTGCCACTGCCGGGCGTGCGGATCTGCGCGGAGACCTGGTAGGGCCCCGGCGGGATCCGGGTGCTGCCGCGGCCGTGCTCGTCGAGGCGGACCGTGTAGTGCCGGCTGAGGCCGTCGGTGATCGGGTACACGTCCACGGCGCCGCCCGCCCAGGGCGCGCCGTTGCGGTCGACCACGCCGACCTTGAGGTCGTAGCTCTCCGCTTCCTTCTCCAGGCCCACCGGCAGCCGCACCAGGGGGCTTCGCGCGCCCTGCGGGGTCACCGACAGCACGCCGTCGTACTGACCGGGTCCGCCCGGCGCGGGGTCGAGGGTGACGGTCGCGGTGGCGGTGCCGCCGGCGGGCACGGTGACCGTGCCGGGCGAGACGGTGAGCATCCCGGCCGGTGCGGGCGTGGCGGCGGGCAGCGCGCGCAGCGACGCGGTCAGGTCGACCACGTGCGGCGCGGCGCCGTGGTTGCGCAGGGTCACGGTGCGGGTCAGGGGCCCGGTCTGCGGGTACTTCCACAGGCCGAAGTCGAGCGTGCTCGGCTCGGCGACCAGGGGCGTGGTCGTCGCACCGGCCAGGTCCAGGCTGCCCGCGCCCTGGTCGAACGCCGTCAGCCCGGCGTTCGGCAGCGGGGTGGCCGTGCCGACGAGCGCGCCCTTGAGCTGCTGTGCGCTCCACTCCGGGTGCTGCTGCGCGAGCAGCGCGGCGGCGCCGGCGACGTGCGGCGTGGCCTGGGAGGTGCCCTGCATCGTGGTGTACGGCCCCGGCTCGCCGCCGGTGCCCTCGGCGCGCGCCGCGGTGATCTCCTCGCCGGGCGCGACCAGGTCGGGCTTCAACCCGGACCGCCCGATCGCGGGTCCCCTGGAGGAGAACCAGGCGATCGCGTCCGTGCGGGTCGTCGCGCCGACGGTGAGGGCCGACTCGGCGACGCCGGGCGAGTCGATCGTGTACTGGCCCCAGCCCCGGTTGCCCGCGGCGACCACGAACAGCGCGCCGGAGGTGGCGGACAGCCGGTCGACCGCGTCGCGGAGCGGGTCCGGCCCCTCGGTCGCCCGGCCGCCCAGGCTCACGTTGACGACCTTCGCGCCGCGCGCGGTCGCCCACTCCAGGCCCGCGATGACCCAGGACGCCTGGCCCTCGCCGTTCGCGTCGAGCACCTTCGCCGAGAGCAGCCGCGCGTCGAACGCCACGCCCTTGCGCGCGCCGCCCGCCGCCGCGCCGGTGCCCGCCACGATCGACGCGACGTGCGTGCCGTGCCCGGCCTGGTCGGCCGTCGTCCCGCTGCCGGTGAAGTCCTCGCTGGTCACCTTGCCGGCGAGGTCGGGGTGCCCGGCGTCGACCCCGCTGTCCACCACGGCCACCGTGGTGCCCGCGCCGGTGAGGCCGGCCGACCACGCGCCCGGCGCGCCGACCCTGGTGAGGTTCCAGTCCAGCTCGCTCGCCCGGACCTTGCGGTCCAGCCGGATCGACGTCACGCCCGGCAGGGCCGAGCGCCTGCCGTCGGCGGTGGTCGCGCCGACGCCGCCGGCGAGCCGCGCGCCGACCCCGGCGGCCTCCGACTTCGGCAGCCGCACCGCGCTCGCCCCGATGGCGGGCAGCTCGCGCGTCGCGCGCAGCGCCGGGTCGACCGCCTCGGGCCGGATGCCGCCCGGGTGCCCGACGATCAGCGGGAGGCTGTCGGCGCGGGTGTCGTCGTAGCCCATCTCGACCAGGCCGGTGACGTCGAACAGGGCCGGGTCCAGCACGTCGGGCACCAGGTGGGCGACGTCGTCGGGCACGATCCGCACCCGATCGCCCGCGCGGTGGGTCCGGAACCCGACCGGGCGGCCGTCGCGCGGCGCGGGCAGCACCTGGAAGTCCGGCCCCGCGCCGCCGCCCACGCGCACGTCCACCCGGTCACCGGTGATCAGGGTGACCCTGGTGGTGGCCGGCGCGGGCGACGACGCCCCCGCGACTGCGGCGGACGCCCCGCTCGGGACGACCACCCCCGCCACCAGGGCGGCTGCGGCGAGCGAGGAGGGAAGTCTTCGACCTGACACGGATGTCCCCCGTCCGAAGAGTCGAAATCGCGATCACCTCGACCTTGGCACGGGGTGATCCGCGGCGGATCGGGCCGGGGGCGGCGGGATGTGTGATCCACATCGCACCACGGCGAACGCCGCGCCACCCGTCGGTCACCCGGCGGCAGGCGCTGCCCGGATCGCCGCTGTTCGTTCGGTCAGGGGTCACACGTTCGTCCACTGTGGACATAAAGGCCGTGACACGACAGTCGTCCACAAAGGACTTCGCGCGGTGGTGCGACGCCGCCCGCACCGCCGGGACACCGCGAGGCGACCTCGGCGCCCTCCTCCTCCGAAGGCGTATCGTCATGCTGCGATCTGCGACTCGCTGTGCCCGTACCGGTACTCCATGCGGTCGACGGGTCGCCGCCGGTGGTGTCGAGTGCCAGGGGTGTGGCGTGGAGATCCGTCTGCTGGGTCCGGTGGAGGTCGTGGTCGACGGTGCGGTGGTGGGGGTGGGGTCGCCTCGGCAGCGGCACGTGTTGGCGGTGTTGGTGGCGGAGCCGGGTCGGCCGGTGCGGCCGGAGGTGGTGGCGCGGCGGGTGTGGGGTGAGGGGGTCGGGCGGGTGCCGCCGTCGTTGCACACCTACATCTCGCAGTTGCGGCGGGTGTTGGGGCCGGTGGGGGTGGTGATCGCGCGGGAGGGCGGGGGGTACGTGTGCGGGGTGGAGGCGTCGGCGGTGGACGCCCACCGCTTCGCCGACCTGGTCGCACGGGCCCGTGCCGCCGACGACGCGGAGCGGGCGGTGGGGTTGTGGGAGCAGGCGTTGGGGTTGTGGCGGGGTGAGCCGGTGGCGGGGCTGGACACGCCGTGGGCCGTGCGGTGGCGGGCGCGACTGGGTGACGAGCGGGCGGCGGCGGAGTCCGACCACGTGGACGTGTTGTTGCGGGTGGGTCGGCACGGCCAGGCGCTGCCGGTGCTGGCCGCGCGGGTGCGGGAGCGGCCGTGGGACGAGCGGGTGGCCGGTCAGTACCTGACCGCGTTGTACCGGTCGGGTCGTCAGGCCGAGGCGTTGGCGCACTACGACCTGGTGCGCAGGCGGCTGGTCGAGGAGCTGGGCACCGACCCCGGCCCCGACCTGCGCGAGCTGCACCACCGCATCCTCACCGCCGACCCCGGCCTCGCCGCCCCACCGGACCCGACCACCAGACCGGACCCGACCACCGCGGCACCGCGGTCACCGGCCCCCGTCCCGCGGCAGTTGCCGCCGGCCCCGCCGTACTTCGTCGGCCGCGCCACCGAACTGGCGAACCTGACCGACACCCTCACCGAAGCCACCCGGCACGGCGGCACCGTCGTCATCTCCGCCCTCGCCGGCGCGGGCGGCATCGGCAAGACCTGGCTCGCCCTGCACTGGGCCCACCACAACCTGCATCGCTTCCCCGACGGGCAGTTGTTCATCGACCTGCGCGGCTTCAGCCCCGACAGCCTCCCCGTCGACCCCACCGTCGCCGTACGCGGATTCCTCGACGCACTGGACGTCGACCCCGGCCGCATCCCCGCCGACCCACAGGCACAGACCGCCCTCTACCGCAGCCTCCTGGCCGACAAACGGATGCTGGTGGTCCTGGACAACGCGGCGACCAGTGACCAGATCGCCCCGCTGCTGCCCGGCGGCGCGTCCTGCACCGTCGTGGTCACCAGCCGCCGCCGGCTGACCACGCTGATCAGCCGCCACGGCGCCCACCACCTGCACCTGGACCCCCTCACCGACCACGAGGCCCACGCCCTGCTGGTCCAACGCCTCGGCACCCACCGCGTCGACGCCGAACCCCACGCCGTCACCGACCTGCTCACCTACTGCCGCGGCTTCCCCCTGGCCCTGAGCCTGATCGCCGGACGCGCCCAGGCCGAACCCCACCTACCCCTGACACAGATCGTCACCGAACTCCGGGAACCGGGCCTGGCCGCCCTCGACGACGACGAACCCACCGGCAGCCTGCCCACCGTCCTGTCCTGGTCCCACCACGCCCTGACCCCCGCCCAACAACACGCCTTCGCCCTGCTCGCCATCGCACCCGGACCCGACATCGCCCTACCCGCCGCCGCCAGCCTCATCGGACAACCACCCACCCACACCCGACGCCTGCTACGCACCCTCACCGACGCCTCACTGCTCGACCACGACCCCCACGACCGCTACACCATGCACGACCTCATCCGCGCCTACGCCACCACCACCAGCCACCACCTCGACCCCACCGAACGCGACCACGCCCTACGCCGCGTGCTCGACTTCTACACCCACACCGCCGACACCGCCGACGACGTCCTGCGCCCCTTCCGCACCCCCATCCCGCTGGACCCGCCCGTGCCCGGCGTCCAACCCCA
Coding sequences:
- a CDS encoding cytochrome P450, yielding MTRDVTRGRGGVEFVAGRGHRHLVGDGVPLRSGCPVTARAAPDGGREWLVSGYPEARNFLRDNRFSRALLVADQHPRGPATRMSVTDLDPPSHTRFRALIGGAFSARRTARLRDHVERAAEDALDGLIAAAPTADLLAEFCAPLTFAAQAELLGVPPARRTAIRERATARLGGPGSSRVEVYRGELLLHQEVSTMLADAADPPTGLIAELVSARRDRGLLGATELTGLAASLFFDGHALAAAQIANAVLCVVSRPGLLAALGREPDLLATAVEEALRYSPSVNFSMTRVATAAVRLADARIEPGDRVTAVLPAVNRDDRAFARPALFDPGSRGARHLSFGHGAHHCLGAHLARVEVRAALRALARRAPRLSLAGAERDLAWTVTPTMRTLTALPVRWNTPPR
- a CDS encoding phosphorothioated DNA-binding restriction endonuclease; the encoded protein is MVDRSMSEEEVLSRLSSLRQHRWQGRRSPHKPLLVLLALGRLTTTGTSEVPWSMAGKLAELIRDFGPPSATQPAQSAAYPFTRLRSDGIWVLDHDVPMDRVQPLAAHGVVGRLAPPVEDALRDAGIAAAAARRLVESEFPPTVAPDVLAAVGLDPDAVLGSHGGTAVRRRRSGSWPATVLEAWDRQCAFCGFDGQLGAATVGVEAAHVRWFTFGGPDDPDNGLALCSLHHKLFDRGVLGLGDDLRIAVSARFTSRTTTGRSVYDLHDRPLRPRPGTPVPAAAHVAWHTREVFKGPALTA
- a CDS encoding S8 family serine peptidase; amino-acid sequence: MVVPSGASAAVAGASSPAPATTRVTLITGDRVDVRVGGGAGPDFQVLPAPRDGRPVGFRTHRAGDRVRIVPDDVAHLVPDVLDPALFDVTGLVEMGYDDTRADSLPLIVGHPGGIRPEAVDPALRATRELPAIGASAVRLPKSEAAGVGARLAGGVGATTADGRRSALPGVTSIRLDRKVRASELDWNLTRVGAPGAWSAGLTGAGTTVAVVDSGVDAGHPDLAGKVTSEDFTGSGTTADQAGHGTHVASIVAGTGAAAGGARKGVAFDARLLSAKVLDANGEGQASWVIAGLEWATARGAKVVNVSLGGRATEGPDPLRDAVDRLSATSGALFVVAAGNRGWGQYTIDSPGVAESALTVGATTRTDAIAWFSSRGPAIGRSGLKPDLVAPGEEITAARAEGTGGEPGPYTTMQGTSQATPHVAGAAALLAQQHPEWSAQQLKGALVGTATPLPNAGLTAFDQGAGSLDLAGATTTPLVAEPSTLDFGLWKYPQTGPLTRTVTLRNHGAAPHVVDLTASLRALPAATPAPAGMLTVSPGTVTVPAGGTATATVTLDPAPGGPGQYDGVLSVTPQGARSPLVRLPVGLEKEAESYDLKVGVVDRNGAPWAGGAVDVYPITDGLSRHYTVRLDEHGRGSTRIPPGPYQVSAQIRTPGSGTEPESLTAAGNPQVDVTADTSVDIDARLAVAATAGVDGASTRVAQQDLYYSRVAPNNNILLYSLFRGDPQGGDPDVAGRLFVQPSKPVTAGRFVLTSRWRLLADGLAGRPNLYDLVFTDDRVPDRPHHQLTPADAARLSQQTITYRALGKAGRTYDTRAFDSDVVPSAFHTGHELQLPARRVEAVTAGPNVRWTHCVTAHEPPVAYLCTPATVHQPGERIAVNRLMPLRHIPYFGRTADLLQLESRYGDGAGVGRLDGSPVAQAHLKLYRDGRLVGEVPDFTGFLPAEQGTTRYTLDAFVRLDPASYPTSHTAASRWTFTSSEPGPDGGTSQPDALVLDYQPQLEADGKAVAGRPLTFDIRPTLLQSRGTPALREFAFEVSADDGATWRRLPTTAVGAVQRATVPGASLHANGALSVRAVAADAAGNRIEQTMTRLFAVR
- a CDS encoding AfsR/SARP family transcriptional regulator, translating into MEIRLLGPVEVVVDGAVVGVGSPRQRHVLAVLVAEPGRPVRPEVVARRVWGEGVGRVPPSLHTYISQLRRVLGPVGVVIAREGGGYVCGVEASAVDAHRFADLVARARAADDAERAVGLWEQALGLWRGEPVAGLDTPWAVRWRARLGDERAAAESDHVDVLLRVGRHGQALPVLAARVRERPWDERVAGQYLTALYRSGRQAEALAHYDLVRRRLVEELGTDPGPDLRELHHRILTADPGLAAPPDPTTRPDPTTAAPRSPAPVPRQLPPAPPYFVGRATELANLTDTLTEATRHGGTVVISALAGAGGIGKTWLALHWAHHNLHRFPDGQLFIDLRGFSPDSLPVDPTVAVRGFLDALDVDPGRIPADPQAQTALYRSLLADKRMLVVLDNAATSDQIAPLLPGGASCTVVVTSRRRLTTLISRHGAHHLHLDPLTDHEAHALLVQRLGTHRVDAEPHAVTDLLTYCRGFPLALSLIAGRAQAEPHLPLTQIVTELREPGLAALDDDEPTGSLPTVLSWSHHALTPAQQHAFALLAIAPGPDIALPAAASLIGQPPTHTRRLLRTLTDASLLDHDPHDRYTMHDLIRAYATTTSHHLDPTERDHALRRVLDFYTHTADTADDVLRPFRTPIPLDPPVPGVQPHPVPDTAAALAWFAAEHPHLLAAQRTAAAHDWHPTVWHLAWTTSGYHVGRGHRHDELAVWQTALDSAPHLPDATNRILYAHRNLGRAHARLGRYDHAIDHLHRALRLTEEHHDITQQAHTHQAIALIWEHQQDFRQALHHSTRALELFRTVDEPVWHANALNSVGWFAARLGDHDTARDHCRQALTLLRRHHFPEAEANVLDSLGYIDHHTGHHHQAVEHYQQALALYRDLGSTDLAADMLDHLGHPHTALGQHHQARTAWTEALTLYRQQGRHDDAARVQRQLDALDRPTPTDTDPGTGADTGTDTGTGS